One Staphylococcus ratti DNA segment encodes these proteins:
- a CDS encoding DNA polymerase III subunit alpha codes for MVAHLNIHTSYDLLNSSIRIERIVSKAKQEGYAAIAITDLNVMYGVPQFFDACLKANIQPILGLTLYVTDDLVEKEAVLLAKNNDGLKRLFKLSSDINTKRLRHINIYDLPEYIEDTVVIFKALTHETATWLDNVPKSTSVYVDHLSNISTIPKVWIESAFYESPSDADTVEVLGAIRDNTKVNLVEQSISKQQHFKTIDELTHMNLQQQWLEATDEIAQLCEATLTYHQPLLPEFSTPQGMTSDDYLWEQLQSAMKKKQLNQNAYQQRVVHEFNTIKAMGYSDYFLIVSDLINYAKNNGVMVGPGRGSSAGSLVSYLLNITTIDPLKYDLLFERFLNPERVTMPDIDIDFEDTQREKVIHYVQEKYGAFKVAGIVTFGHLLAKAVARDVGRVMGFDEATLSEASKLIPSKLGVTLKDAYATEAFKQFVHRNHRHEQWFELCKKLEGLPRNTSTHAAGVIVNDQPLYETIPLTQGETGVLTQWTMTEAERIGLLKIDFLGLRNLTIIHQVMKQVQKDTGVAIDIERIPFNDAAVFQLLSKGDTTGIFQLESEGVRRVLQKLKPQHFEDIVAVTSLYRPGPMEEIPTYIKRRHNPSEVQYLHPDLEPILKRTYGVIIYQEQIMQIASRFAGFSYGEADILRRAMSKKNRAVLENERQHFIEGASKKSYSKALSKEIFDLILKFADYGFPRAHAVSYSKIAYIMTYLKVHYAPYFYANILSNVVGNETKTAQIILEAKQQHIQINGPHINHSQWRYRAVKHQIYISLGAIKGIGYQSVQTIVKERIENGAYKDFFDFCRRIPTRIRSRRLLEALILSGAMDCFKKNRATLLQSIDKVSDIQSDLDQSFLEAFSTTKQEYQETEEMPEQQKSDYEKQYLGFYVSMHPAEKAFRAKQYLGVYPLTTKAHNEPILVMLEEIKVIRTKKGQKMAFVVFNDGLRQIDGVIFPKLYQTVESSLDTQSFYVIEGKFEQRNNQVQIVVNQLNTLKVYEQHKLGFANQIVTREHLSEAKQQLLKRTVVQQDNQQNILSVLFFDDKTNATQTLGYIQRDDVESFIQDFNPENIRLL; via the coding sequence ATGGTTGCACATTTAAATATCCATACATCATATGATTTGCTCAACTCAAGTATTAGAATCGAACGGATCGTTTCAAAAGCAAAGCAAGAAGGTTATGCAGCCATTGCAATTACCGACCTTAACGTGATGTATGGCGTGCCTCAATTTTTTGATGCATGTTTAAAAGCAAATATTCAACCTATTTTAGGGCTGACGCTCTATGTAACAGACGATTTAGTAGAGAAAGAAGCTGTGCTTTTAGCAAAAAATAACGACGGGTTAAAGCGTCTTTTCAAATTGTCTTCAGATATTAATACAAAGCGTCTACGTCATATTAATATCTATGATTTGCCCGAATACATAGAAGATACAGTAGTGATATTTAAAGCATTGACACATGAAACAGCCACATGGCTTGATAACGTTCCGAAATCTACCTCTGTTTATGTAGACCACCTTTCCAATATTAGTACTATTCCAAAAGTATGGATTGAATCCGCATTTTATGAAAGTCCGAGTGATGCGGATACGGTAGAAGTGTTAGGTGCGATTCGGGATAATACGAAAGTGAATTTAGTGGAACAATCAATATCTAAGCAACAACATTTTAAAACAATAGATGAGCTTACCCATATGAATCTTCAGCAACAATGGCTTGAAGCGACGGATGAAATCGCTCAACTATGCGAAGCGACATTAACATACCATCAACCACTATTGCCTGAATTCAGCACACCTCAAGGTATGACTTCAGACGATTATTTATGGGAACAGCTTCAATCTGCAATGAAAAAAAAACAACTCAACCAAAATGCATATCAACAACGTGTGGTGCATGAATTCAATACGATTAAAGCGATGGGGTATAGCGACTACTTTTTAATCGTTAGTGATTTGATTAATTATGCTAAAAATAACGGTGTTATGGTTGGGCCAGGTCGTGGTTCTTCAGCAGGTTCTTTAGTCAGTTATTTATTAAACATTACGACGATTGATCCATTGAAATATGATTTGCTATTTGAACGTTTTTTAAATCCAGAACGTGTGACTATGCCAGATATAGATATTGATTTTGAAGACACTCAAAGAGAAAAAGTCATTCACTATGTGCAAGAAAAATATGGTGCTTTTAAAGTTGCAGGTATTGTTACATTCGGCCATTTACTTGCTAAAGCTGTTGCGCGTGATGTCGGACGTGTTATGGGCTTTGACGAAGCAACATTAAGTGAAGCATCAAAACTTATTCCAAGTAAATTAGGTGTCACGTTAAAAGATGCCTATGCAACAGAGGCTTTTAAACAATTTGTACATCGAAACCACAGACATGAGCAGTGGTTTGAATTATGTAAAAAACTTGAGGGACTACCTCGTAATACTTCGACGCACGCGGCAGGTGTTATCGTCAATGATCAACCATTATATGAAACGATCCCTTTAACCCAAGGTGAAACAGGTGTTTTAACACAATGGACAATGACAGAAGCGGAGCGAATTGGACTATTAAAAATAGACTTTTTAGGTTTACGTAACTTAACAATTATTCACCAAGTGATGAAACAAGTTCAAAAAGATACAGGCGTTGCTATTGATATAGAACGTATTCCTTTTAACGATGCAGCGGTGTTTCAATTGTTATCTAAAGGAGATACAACAGGCATTTTCCAACTTGAGTCAGAAGGTGTACGTCGTGTACTTCAAAAATTAAAACCTCAGCATTTTGAGGATATTGTCGCGGTCACCTCATTGTATCGTCCTGGTCCAATGGAAGAAATACCGACATATATAAAACGAAGACATAACCCTTCTGAAGTTCAATATTTACATCCGGACTTGGAGCCGATATTAAAACGGACATATGGTGTCATTATTTATCAAGAGCAAATTATGCAAATCGCAAGTCGCTTCGCAGGCTTTAGCTATGGTGAAGCTGACATTTTAAGACGTGCAATGAGTAAGAAAAACCGTGCAGTTTTGGAAAATGAACGCCAACATTTTATTGAAGGGGCAAGTAAAAAAAGTTACTCAAAAGCATTGAGTAAAGAAATTTTTGATTTGATTTTAAAATTTGCGGATTACGGTTTTCCTAGAGCGCATGCTGTTAGTTATTCTAAAATTGCTTACATCATGACTTACTTAAAAGTACACTATGCACCTTATTTTTATGCGAATATTTTAAGCAATGTGGTAGGGAACGAAACGAAAACGGCACAAATTATTTTGGAGGCCAAGCAACAACACATTCAAATTAACGGACCTCATATTAATCATAGCCAATGGCGCTATCGTGCAGTAAAACATCAAATTTACATCTCGTTAGGGGCAATAAAGGGTATTGGCTATCAAAGTGTTCAAACAATCGTTAAAGAGCGAATAGAAAATGGTGCTTATAAAGATTTCTTTGATTTTTGTCGGCGCATACCTACACGTATCCGTTCTAGGAGATTATTGGAAGCGCTTATTCTTTCAGGAGCAATGGATTGTTTTAAAAAGAACCGAGCGACCCTTTTGCAATCTATTGATAAAGTAAGTGATATACAATCTGACCTTGATCAAAGCTTTTTAGAAGCTTTTTCCACAACGAAACAAGAATATCAAGAAACTGAAGAAATGCCTGAACAGCAGAAATCGGATTATGAAAAACAATATTTAGGCTTTTACGTATCGATGCATCCAGCAGAAAAAGCATTTCGCGCAAAACAGTATCTTGGTGTTTATCCACTTACAACGAAAGCCCATAACGAACCTATTTTGGTGATGTTGGAAGAGATTAAAGTCATTCGTACTAAAAAAGGGCAAAAGATGGCGTTTGTAGTATTCAACGATGGTTTGCGTCAAATTGATGGCGTTATATTTCCAAAACTATATCAAACGGTGGAGTCCTCTCTAGATACACAAAGTTTCTATGTCATTGAAGGAAAATTTGAGCAACGTAACAACCAAGTTCAAATTGTCGTGAACCAACTGAATACTTTAAAAGTGTATGAACAACACAAGTTAGGGTTTGCCAATCAAATCGTCACGCGTGAACACTTATCTGAAGCTAAACAACAATTGTTAAAGCGCACAGTGGTGCAACAAGACAATCAACAAAATATTTTAAGTGTCTTGTTTTTCGATGATAAAACCAATGCGACTCAAACGCTTGGTTATATTCAGCGAGATGATGTTGAAAGTTTTATTCAAGACTTTAATCCTGAAAATATAAGATTGTTATAA
- a CDS encoding DRTGG domain-containing protein, which produces MTKHEQIIKHIEKLSIGQKISVRKIAKDLDVSEGTAYRAIKDAGQRGLVATIDRVGTVRIEKKSREQLDVLTFGEIAKIIDGQIIAGRGGQFNSLTKFAIGAMELENVVNYVSKNTLLIVGNREDVQKAALKKGSAVLITGGFDASNEIKHYADEHELPIISSNYDTFMVANIINRAMYNKMIKKEILLVEDIVIPLEETSYLFDSMSVEEVSKKAQETGHSRFPVVDKEMKLTGIITSKDILSQSPLVQLNKVMSRPPMSAQLSTTVASCAHSMIWEGIELLPVTSADRKLIGVISREDVLKAMQIAGRQPQVGETINDQVAKHIDIRNNQIHVEITPQLTNQFGTLSKSVSVAIIEETIKYVMRKHKKLEVMIESLNIFYIKTVQIENEVEVLYNILDMGRNFAKLEVMMQSGQQPVAKALLMCQLLDS; this is translated from the coding sequence ATGACAAAACATGAACAAATTATAAAGCATATAGAGAAACTTTCTATCGGTCAAAAAATATCAGTTCGTAAAATCGCAAAAGATTTAGATGTTTCAGAAGGAACGGCTTACCGTGCGATTAAAGATGCGGGACAACGTGGGCTTGTGGCGACTATTGACCGAGTAGGGACGGTGCGTATCGAAAAAAAGTCACGTGAACAGTTAGATGTATTAACCTTTGGTGAAATTGCTAAAATCATCGATGGACAAATTATCGCGGGACGTGGAGGACAATTTAATTCACTAACAAAATTTGCAATTGGCGCCATGGAACTTGAAAACGTAGTGAATTATGTATCGAAAAACACATTACTCATTGTTGGGAATAGAGAAGATGTTCAAAAAGCAGCTTTAAAAAAAGGGAGCGCCGTTTTAATTACTGGTGGATTCGATGCCTCGAATGAGATTAAGCATTATGCGGATGAACACGAGTTGCCAATCATTTCGTCTAATTACGATACGTTTATGGTAGCGAACATCATTAACCGAGCGATGTATAATAAAATGATAAAAAAAGAAATATTATTAGTGGAAGATATCGTCATTCCATTAGAAGAAACGTCTTATTTGTTTGATTCTATGTCGGTAGAAGAAGTAAGTAAAAAGGCTCAGGAAACAGGGCATTCGCGTTTTCCTGTCGTTGATAAAGAAATGAAATTAACGGGTATTATTACAAGTAAAGACATTTTAAGTCAGTCCCCTTTAGTACAATTGAATAAAGTAATGTCAAGGCCTCCAATGAGTGCTCAGTTAAGCACGACTGTTGCGAGTTGTGCCCATTCAATGATTTGGGAGGGTATTGAATTACTACCTGTCACTTCTGCTGATCGAAAACTGATAGGTGTCATTTCTCGTGAAGATGTATTAAAAGCAATGCAGATTGCGGGGCGTCAACCGCAAGTTGGAGAGACGATTAACGATCAAGTTGCTAAACATATTGATATTCGTAATAATCAAATTCATGTTGAAATTACGCCGCAATTAACGAACCAGTTTGGAACGTTGAGTAAATCTGTTTCTGTGGCAATCATTGAAGAAACGATTAAATATGTGATGCGTAAACATAAGAAACTTGAAGTGATGATTGAAAGTCTCAATATTTTTTATATCAAAACCGTACAAATCGAGAATGAGGTTGAAGTTCTGTATAATATACTAGATATGGGACGTAACTTTGCGAAGTTAGAAGTAATGATGCAAAGTGGACAACAACCAGTTGCTAAAGCTTTATTGATGTGTCAATTATTAGATAGTTAG
- the accD gene encoding acetyl-CoA carboxylase, carboxyltransferase subunit beta: MFKDFFNRNSKKKKYVTVQDSKQNDVPEGIMTKCPNCKKIMYTKELTENLNVCFNCDHHIPLSAHSRIEAISDKDTFNEFDKGMTSANPLNFPGYEEKLEKDQTKTGLYEAVVTGTASINGIKFGVGVMDSRFRMGSMGSVVGEKICRIVDYCTEHRLPFVLFTASGGARMQEGIISLMQMAKTSVSLEKHSEAGLLFISYMTHPTTGGVSASFASVGDINLAEPKALIGFAGRRVIEQTINEKLPDDFQTAEFLLEHGQLDKVVHRSEMKQTLAQLFEMHREVKS, translated from the coding sequence ATGTTTAAAGATTTTTTCAACAGAAATTCAAAGAAGAAAAAATATGTGACGGTGCAGGATTCAAAACAAAACGATGTTCCTGAAGGGATTATGACAAAATGCCCTAATTGTAAAAAAATCATGTATACAAAGGAACTCACAGAAAACCTCAATGTTTGTTTTAATTGTGACCACCACATTCCATTGTCTGCGCATAGTCGCATTGAGGCAATTTCTGATAAAGACACGTTTAATGAATTTGATAAAGGAATGACCTCTGCCAATCCTTTAAATTTTCCTGGTTATGAAGAAAAATTGGAAAAAGACCAAACTAAAACGGGGTTGTATGAAGCTGTTGTAACAGGGACGGCTAGCATTAACGGCATTAAGTTTGGCGTAGGTGTGATGGACTCACGTTTTAGAATGGGAAGCATGGGATCGGTTGTTGGAGAAAAGATATGTAGAATTGTTGATTATTGTACAGAGCATCGTTTGCCATTTGTATTGTTTACAGCTTCAGGTGGCGCACGTATGCAAGAAGGTATTATCTCATTGATGCAAATGGCTAAAACAAGTGTCTCTTTAGAAAAACATTCTGAAGCGGGTCTATTGTTTATTTCATATATGACGCATCCTACAACAGGTGGCGTATCAGCAAGTTTTGCGTCGGTTGGAGATATTAATTTAGCAGAACCTAAAGCGTTAATCGGTTTTGCGGGACGTAGAGTTATTGAACAAACGATTAATGAAAAATTGCCAGATGACTTTCAAACTGCTGAATTTTTACTTGAGCACGGTCAACTTGACAAAGTTGTACATCGAAGCGAAATGAAACAAACATTGGCACAGTTATTTGAAATGCATCGTGAGGTGAAGTCATAA
- a CDS encoding metal-dependent hydrolase has product MKLSFHGQSTVYFEANGKKGIIDPFITGNELSDLDASTLEVDYIILTHGHEDHFGDTLEIAKRTNATVIGTAEMANYLNSAHGIENVHGMNIGGKWEFDFGTLKFVQAFHSSSLMDDNGKPIYLGMPMGVVLELDNKTIYHTGDTGLFSDMKLIADRHPVDVCFVPIGDNFTMGIEDASYAINSLIRPKISVPIHYNTFPLIEQNPEDFKKAVTHGEVQILKPGESVELS; this is encoded by the coding sequence ATGAAATTATCGTTTCACGGACAATCAACAGTGTATTTTGAAGCAAATGGCAAAAAAGGAATTATTGACCCATTTATCACTGGAAATGAATTGTCAGATTTAGATGCATCAACACTTGAAGTGGATTATATTATTTTAACGCATGGTCACGAAGATCATTTTGGTGATACGCTTGAGATTGCGAAGCGTACAAATGCAACCGTAATTGGTACGGCTGAAATGGCAAATTACTTGAATTCAGCGCATGGTATAGAAAATGTTCATGGCATGAATATTGGTGGCAAATGGGAGTTTGACTTTGGAACATTAAAATTTGTCCAAGCTTTTCACAGTTCAAGTTTAATGGACGATAACGGTAAACCTATTTATTTAGGAATGCCAATGGGCGTTGTGTTGGAACTTGATAATAAAACAATTTATCATACTGGGGATACAGGATTATTTAGTGATATGAAGCTGATTGCAGACCGTCATCCTGTAGATGTATGTTTTGTGCCAATTGGCGATAACTTTACGATGGGGATTGAGGATGCAAGTTATGCGATTAACTCGTTAATTCGACCTAAAATTAGTGTGCCAATCCACTATAATACATTCCCGCTCATTGAACAAAACCCTGAAGATTTCAAAAAAGCAGTCACACACGGTGAAGTTCAAATTTTGAAACCCGGTGAGTCTGTTGAGTTGTCATAA
- a CDS encoding DHH family phosphoesterase encodes MNTFEDIQLKIKEYQTIIIHRHVRPDPDALGSQTGLQKYIQAKYPEKHVYCVGSDEPTLSLFGKMDSVDDTLYENALVIVCDTANAPRIDDHRYDKGNYLIKIDHHPPVDNYGMLNYVDTSSSSTSEIIFSMIHAAQDEQLINKAIASALYLGIVGDTGRFLFNNTTPHTMNAAATLLEQDIDHHDLLNKMAEKEPYLLAFQGYVLQNFQLDEDGFCKVQITNDILKTYQIPPNEASLFVNAVAEIKGLRIWVFAVDEGTEIRCRIRSKGIVINDVAQAFGGGGHPNASGVSVDSWDAFESLAQALKEKLS; translated from the coding sequence ATGAATACTTTTGAAGACATTCAGTTAAAAATAAAAGAATATCAAACAATTATTATTCATCGACATGTAAGACCAGATCCCGATGCATTAGGATCCCAAACAGGCTTACAAAAATATATACAAGCAAAATATCCTGAAAAACATGTTTATTGCGTGGGGAGTGATGAACCAACGCTCTCTTTATTTGGAAAAATGGATAGTGTTGATGATACGTTATATGAAAATGCACTAGTCATTGTATGTGATACAGCGAATGCGCCTAGAATTGATGATCATCGCTATGATAAAGGAAATTATCTTATCAAAATTGATCATCATCCACCGGTCGACAATTATGGCATGCTTAACTATGTAGATACATCTTCATCATCCACAAGCGAGATTATTTTTTCTATGATTCATGCAGCACAAGATGAGCAGTTGATTAATAAAGCGATCGCTTCTGCACTCTACTTAGGTATCGTGGGAGACACCGGTCGCTTTTTATTCAATAATACTACGCCACACACAATGAATGCGGCAGCCACACTTTTAGAACAAGATATTGATCACCATGATTTATTAAACAAAATGGCGGAAAAAGAACCATATTTACTTGCTTTTCAAGGCTATGTACTACAAAATTTCCAATTGGATGAAGATGGCTTTTGTAAAGTTCAAATTACAAACGATATTTTAAAAACCTATCAAATTCCACCTAATGAAGCTTCATTATTTGTCAATGCGGTTGCTGAAATCAAAGGGTTACGCATTTGGGTTTTTGCCGTTGATGAAGGCACTGAAATTCGTTGTCGCATTCGTTCGAAAGGAATTGTGATTAATGATGTTGCGCAAGCTTTTGGTGGTGGAGGTCACCCTAATGCATCCGGTGTATCTGTGGACAGTTGGGATGCATTTGAATCGTTAGCACAAGCTTTAAAAGAAAAATTGTCGTAA
- a CDS encoding universal stress protein encodes MHKHILLAVDPDLKNAKAIEEVKKLADDETLVTLLHVIGEQDVQASVRMGTHINELKKVRDDKMQATKAQLEADHIQYEVIIERGNPKEKIVAYANSGRYDIVVVSNRKAEAAKKFVLGSVSHKVAKRAKIPVLIVK; translated from the coding sequence ATGCACAAACATATTTTATTAGCTGTTGATCCTGATTTAAAAAATGCTAAAGCAATTGAAGAAGTCAAAAAGTTAGCAGATGATGAAACATTAGTGACATTACTTCATGTCATCGGTGAACAAGATGTTCAAGCCTCTGTTCGTATGGGTACACATATCAATGAACTCAAAAAAGTTCGTGATGACAAAATGCAAGCTACGAAAGCACAATTAGAAGCGGATCATATTCAATATGAAGTCATTATTGAGCGTGGTAACCCTAAAGAAAAAATCGTTGCTTATGCTAATAGCGGTCGTTACGACATTGTCGTTGTAAGCAATAGAAAAGCCGAAGCGGCTAAAAAGTTCGTTTTGGGAAGCGTAAGTCATAAAGTCGCTAAACGCGCTAAAATCCCAGTTCTAATTGTAAAATAA
- a CDS encoding M24 family metallopeptidase, with product MTQINQLISKIKASNADAAWISNPINIYYYTGYKSDPHERLFALLVKSTGERILFCPQLEVEEVKASPFDGTIIGYLDTEDPYAKYKDELNTVLIEENHLTYRRYNELKSAYQLQEVRPVDAIIQEMRNVKSQEEIDILAKAAELADKCMEIGEAFLKEGVTEREVVNHIENEIKAFGVHEMSFDTMVLFGDHAAAPHGTPGDRKLKNNEFVLFDLGVIYQNYCSDITRTIPFGTPSDEAQNVYDIVKQAQLAAISKIKPGVKVSEIDKTARTIISEAGYGEFFPHRLGHGLGLEAHEYPDISETNDLLLKEGMVITIEPGIYVPDVVGVRIEDDILLTQNGYQSLSSYKK from the coding sequence ATGACACAAATCAATCAACTAATTTCAAAAATTAAAGCATCCAATGCAGATGCCGCTTGGATTTCTAATCCAATTAATATTTACTATTACACAGGTTACAAAAGTGATCCTCATGAAAGACTTTTCGCACTTCTCGTGAAATCAACTGGAGAACGCATTCTGTTTTGTCCACAACTTGAAGTCGAAGAAGTAAAAGCATCCCCTTTTGACGGTACAATTATAGGTTATCTCGACACTGAAGATCCATATGCGAAGTACAAAGATGAGCTCAATACGGTCTTAATCGAAGAAAACCATTTAACTTATCGTCGATACAACGAACTTAAATCTGCTTATCAATTGCAAGAAGTTCGTCCTGTCGATGCAATCATTCAAGAAATGAGAAATGTTAAATCTCAGGAAGAAATTGATATTTTAGCAAAAGCAGCTGAACTCGCTGACAAATGTATGGAAATTGGAGAAGCCTTTTTAAAAGAAGGTGTCACTGAACGCGAAGTTGTCAATCATATCGAAAATGAAATCAAGGCTTTTGGTGTCCATGAAATGAGTTTTGATACGATGGTGTTATTTGGAGATCATGCTGCAGCCCCACATGGCACACCTGGCGATCGGAAGCTTAAAAATAATGAGTTTGTCTTATTTGATTTAGGTGTGATTTATCAAAATTATTGTAGCGATATTACGCGAACAATACCATTCGGCACACCTAGCGATGAAGCTCAAAACGTTTATGATATTGTAAAGCAAGCACAATTAGCAGCGATTTCTAAAATTAAACCTGGTGTTAAAGTGAGTGAAATTGACAAAACTGCACGTACCATCATCTCAGAAGCCGGTTATGGTGAATTTTTCCCACACCGCTTAGGTCATGGTTTAGGATTAGAAGCGCATGAATATCCAGATATTTCAGAAACGAATGACCTTCTTTTAAAAGAAGGCATGGTGATTACAATCGAACCTGGTATTTATGTTCCAGATGTTGTAGGTGTCCGTATTGAAGACGATATACTGTTAACACAAAATGGATACCAATCATTATCATCGTATAAAAAATAG
- the ald gene encoding alanine dehydrogenase: MKIGIPKEIKNNENRVGLSPSGVHALVEAGHTVVVEKSAGLGSFFEDADYVEAGAEIIDAQAKVWDVDMVIKVKEPLKEEYDFFREGLILFTYLHLANEPELTEALIKNKVVAIAYETVQLADRSLPLLTPMSEVAGRMSAQIGAQFLQKFNGGMGILLGGIPGVQKGKVTIIGGGQAGTNAARIALGLGADVTILDVNPRRLQQLEELFDGRVHTIMSNPLNIEEHVKMSDLVIGAVLIPGAKAPKLVTEDMIKKMKAGSVVVDIAIDQGGIFETTDRITTHDDPTYIKHGVVHYAVANMPGAVPRTSTIGLNNATLPYALQLANKGYKQALIDNVPLSEGLNTYNGLVTNKAVAEAFNKDFTPVSEVLK, encoded by the coding sequence ATGAAAATTGGTATTCCTAAGGAGATAAAAAACAACGAAAATCGAGTGGGATTATCACCAAGTGGTGTCCACGCATTAGTCGAAGCAGGTCATACTGTTGTCGTTGAAAAGTCAGCAGGATTAGGTTCTTTTTTTGAAGATGCTGATTATGTTGAGGCTGGTGCAGAAATCATCGACGCTCAAGCAAAAGTTTGGGACGTAGATATGGTAATTAAAGTTAAAGAGCCTTTAAAAGAAGAATATGATTTCTTTAGAGAAGGGCTTATTTTATTTACTTATTTACACTTAGCAAATGAGCCTGAGTTAACGGAAGCGTTAATTAAAAATAAAGTGGTGGCTATTGCTTATGAAACAGTACAATTAGCTGACCGCTCATTACCATTACTTACACCAATGAGTGAAGTAGCGGGACGTATGTCTGCTCAAATTGGTGCGCAATTTTTACAGAAATTTAATGGCGGTATGGGCATTTTACTAGGTGGTATTCCTGGTGTTCAAAAAGGTAAAGTAACAATTATCGGTGGGGGCCAAGCTGGAACAAATGCAGCACGCATTGCTTTAGGCCTTGGCGCTGATGTGACGATTTTAGATGTTAATCCTAGACGTTTACAACAGCTTGAAGAATTATTTGACGGCCGTGTCCATACGATTATGTCCAACCCGCTAAATATCGAAGAACATGTGAAAATGAGTGATTTAGTGATTGGGGCCGTGCTTATTCCAGGAGCCAAAGCACCTAAACTTGTAACTGAAGATATGATTAAAAAAATGAAAGCAGGTTCGGTTGTAGTTGATATTGCGATCGACCAAGGTGGTATTTTCGAAACGACAGACCGCATTACAACACATGATGACCCTACTTATATTAAACACGGTGTAGTGCATTATGCAGTTGCTAACATGCCAGGCGCTGTTCCACGCACGTCTACCATTGGCTTAAATAATGCGACATTACCTTATGCACTCCAACTTGCTAATAAAGGTTATAAACAAGCGCTTATCGACAACGTACCTTTATCTGAAGGTTTAAATACGTATAATGGTTTAGTGACGAATAAAGCTGTAGCTGAAGCGTTTAATAAAGACTTCACTCCGGTTTCAGAAGTATTAAAATAA
- a CDS encoding NAD(P)-dependent malic enzyme — protein sequence MSLRDDALHMHKENHGKLGVAPKVKVTNKEELSLAYSPGVAEPCKDIHEQPEKVYDYTMKSNTVAVISDGTAVLGLGNIGAEASIPVMEGKAVLFKSFSGVDGIPLSLSTTDTEEIIRTVKLLEPNFGGINLEDISAPRCFEIEERLKKETKIPVFHDDQHGTAIVTMAGLMNALRIVNKDIADIRVVLNGAGAAGIAIVKLLYSYGVRNMIMCDSQGAIYEGRPHGMNPTKAFVAKWTNKDKINGKLADVIEGADVFIGVSVANILTEEMVETMANDPIIFAMANPNPEITPNLAKKAGAKVIGTGRSDFPNQINNVLAFPGIFRGALDVRATHINEKMKQAAVKAIASLITEDELNSDYVIPGPFDKRVAPSVAREVARAAMESGVARIDVDPEEIYQKTLALTDLK from the coding sequence ATGTCTTTAAGAGACGATGCTTTGCATATGCATAAAGAAAACCATGGGAAATTAGGCGTAGCACCTAAAGTGAAAGTAACGAATAAGGAAGAACTTAGCTTAGCTTATTCACCAGGTGTTGCAGAACCTTGTAAAGATATCCATGAACAACCTGAAAAGGTTTATGATTATACAATGAAAAGTAACACAGTTGCAGTAATTTCTGATGGTACAGCAGTTTTAGGGTTGGGCAACATTGGTGCTGAGGCAAGTATCCCAGTAATGGAAGGTAAAGCAGTTTTATTTAAAAGCTTTTCAGGTGTTGACGGCATTCCATTATCCCTTTCAACGACAGATACAGAAGAAATTATTCGTACCGTTAAGCTTTTAGAACCTAACTTTGGCGGTATTAATTTAGAAGATATTTCTGCGCCACGCTGTTTTGAAATCGAAGAACGCTTAAAAAAAGAAACAAAAATTCCAGTGTTTCATGATGATCAGCACGGGACAGCAATTGTTACAATGGCTGGACTAATGAATGCATTACGCATCGTTAACAAAGATATTGCAGATATCCGCGTCGTTTTAAATGGTGCCGGTGCTGCAGGTATTGCTATTGTCAAATTGTTATATTCTTACGGCGTGCGTAATATGATTATGTGTGATTCACAAGGCGCTATTTATGAAGGGCGTCCTCACGGAATGAACCCAACAAAAGCGTTTGTTGCAAAGTGGACAAATAAAGATAAAATCAACGGCAAATTAGCGGATGTTATTGAAGGCGCAGATGTATTTATCGGCGTATCAGTAGCTAATATTTTAACTGAAGAAATGGTTGAAACAATGGCTAATGACCCAATTATTTTTGCAATGGCAAATCCTAACCCTGAAATTACTCCAAATCTTGCCAAAAAAGCAGGTGCTAAAGTTATCGGAACTGGTCGATCAGACTTTCCAAACCAAATTAACAATGTGTTAGCATTTCCGGGCATTTTCAGAGGCGCGTTAGATGTACGTGCGACACACATTAATGAAAAAATGAAACAAGCAGCAGTAAAAGCAATTGCGAGCTTAATCACTGAAGATGAATTGAATTCTGACTATGTGATACCTGGCCCATTTGATAAACGGGTTGCGCCATCTGTAGCGAGAGAAGTTGCTAGAGCGGCGATGGAATCAGGAGTGGCAAGAATAGACGTCGATCCTGAAGAGATTTATCAAAAGACATTAGCATTAACTGACCTTAAATAA